From one Henningerozyma blattae CBS 6284 chromosome 1, complete genome genomic stretch:
- the MSL5 gene encoding mRNA splicing protein MSL5 (similar to Saccharomyces cerevisiae MSL5 (YLR116W); ancestral locus Anc_8.309) yields the protein MKFENDSDQRGRNMTVSLWGKSNDINQLEPGLQILPCRINGALTPEQLSAYQAMFRIQEITQILLNDNLEPPRSFTRSGSPPPVYDSKGKRTNSREQRYKKKLEEERHRLVELALKIIPHFVAPDDYKRPTKFQDKYYIPVNDYPEINFVGLLLGPRGNTLRKLQEESGCKIAIRGRGSVKEGKSANDLPKGAMNFADPLHCLIIADNEDKVQRGIKACENIVVKAVTSPDGQNDLKRGQLRELAELNGTLREDNRPCPICGIEGHKRYDCPNKEAFAQKVKCRNCNQPGHTTRDCNQPRSNNDISRYNNAPTFSNTPSESAINSNWNNYDSTTDLYSQKVTTDNQSYSQKSSYFSRYNREVKKNNTNNYNSGLDNQSSSQSPNYQGEGIPSATNESYSDTFPPIEPPTANNQLGNVPGMESSDFYSEVGENISIIDTLPPHTSIPDMIPPPPPPGMDAPPGLNADETPTIEAPPGLLGPPGL from the coding sequence atgaaatttgAGAATGACTCTGATCAAAGAGGCCGTAATATGACAGTATCTCTCTGGGGGAAGTCGAATGACATTAATCAACTTGAACCTGGGTTACAAATTTTACCCTGTAGAATCAATGGCGCATTAACACCCGAACAACTCTCTGCATATCAAGCTATGTTCAGAATACAAGAGATTACACAGATATTATTGAACGACAATTTAGAACCTCCAAGATCATTCACAAGATCCGGATCTCCACCTCCAGTATATGATTCAAAAGGTAAAAGAACCAATAGCCGTGAACAGAGGtacaagaagaaattagaaGAGGAGAGACATCGTTTGGTCGAACTAGCTTTAAAGATCATTCCTCATTTCGTAGCACCAGATGATTATAAAAGACCTACAAAATTTCaagataaatattatattccTGTAAATGATTATCctgaaattaattttgttgGTCTACTATTAGGCCCTCGTGGTAATACATTGAGGAAACTACAAGAAGAATCCGGCTGTAAAATTGCTATCAGAGGACGAGGATCCGTTAAAGAAGGTAAAAGTGCCAATGACTTACCCAAAGGTGCGATGAATTTCGCAGATCCATTACATTGTTTAATTATTGCagataatgaagataaagTTCAAAGGGGGATCAAAGCTTGCGAGAACATTGTAGTAAAAGCCGTTACATCTCCTGATGGGCAAAATGACCTAAAACGAGGTCAATTACGAGAGCTAGCAGAACTTAATGGTACATTAAGAGAAGATAATAGGCCATGCCCTATTTGTGGTATTGAAGGGCACAAGAGATATGACTGTCCAAATAAAGAAGCATTTGCACAGAAAGTTAAATGTAGAAACTGCAACCAACCTGGCCACACCACACGAGATTGTAACCAACCAAGgtctaataatgatatttcgCGTTATAATAATGCTCCTACGTTTTCAAATACACCATCCGAGTCTGctattaattctaattggAATAATTATGATAGCACGACGGACCTGTATTCACAAAAAGTTACAACTGATAACCAAAGTTATTCTCAAAAATCAAGTTATTTTTCAAGATATAATAGagaagttaaaaaaaacaatacaAACAATTATAACTCAGGCCTTGACAATCAATCATCTTCTCAATCACCAAATTATCAGGGTGAAGGCATACCTTCTGCAACCAATGAATCGTACTCAGACACATTCCCACCAATAGAACCACCTACTGCAAATAATCAGCTTGGAAATGTACCAGGAATGGAGTCATCAGATTTCTATTCTGAAGTTGGTGAAAATATCTCCATCATAGATACCCTTCCACCGCATACTTCTATACCAGACATGataccaccaccaccacctcCAGGAATGGATGCTCCACCAGGGCTTAATGCTGATGAAACACCAACAATTGAAGCACCTCCAGGTCTTCTGGGTCCTCCTGGGTTatag
- the CLF1 gene encoding Clf1p (similar to Saccharomyces cerevisiae CLF1 (YLR117C); ancestral locus Anc_8.310), protein MMSDKVLANIYPEKRTVTPTTEVEILDLEELKEVQDQKRKEYESYLKRNRLDIGQWLRYAKFELDNQNIRRARSIYERALLVHGSNISLWIRYIDSEIKTKNINHARNILERSITVLPRVDKLWYKYLTLEETLQNYDIVRNLFKKWVSLEPLPSAWNSYVEFEIRQKSWENVRDIYVKYTQVFPQANTWFRWINFESTYGSIELVRQVFSLSIDTLTNYDSVDGNIIQDTIRLIIAFANWEFGNDEYERARTLYTLALEKWPDNQVLRNSFVSFEKQIGSIPIIEDSILFKRKRKYEEQLTLLPYSYDTWWVYLDLLEQNYPQQYVSAFEDMLIKSKPTDNWKSPNWKRYICFWIRYFIFLEFGRYEIDLIEEKFNHLLLNIIPYENFSFSELWIMYSEFLARNKTIDAMRKVFGKAIGINPDGQIFKRYIEIELLLKEFDRVRRIYEKYIKFNSGDLSIWLEYADLEENLGDEERCRQIYNLIINNEIKGITDVMKYEVFQKFISFETQASEFSNARELYENFLVFSSYNTDIWNAYALFISTTPTEEQLEDLQNLLQNGEDVEFEPNEVNKEAARAIFQRALNYFKAEGKKYERYIIVKYLIEYEKTDGNSTTQEIAQNMLPKINKVIKNENNVEKEYVEYIFPEEIEDKPVFATPKVSKFLELAQKWKKENNP, encoded by the coding sequence aTGATGTCTGATAAAGTTCTAGCCAATATCTATCCAGAAAAACGTACAGTGACACCAACAACCGAAGTCGAAATTTTAGATCTTGAAGAACTAAAAGAAGTACAGGATCAGAAGAGAAAAGAATATGAGAGCTATTTGAAACGAAATAGGCTTGACATCGGTCAATGGTTACGTTATGCAAAATTTGAACTTGATAATCAAAACATTCGAAGGGCACGTTCTATATATGAAAGAGCGTTACTTGTTCATGGTTCTAATATTTCTCTATGGATAAGATATATTGATTCTGagattaaaacaaaaaatattaatcatgccagaaatatattagaaagATCAATAACGGTTCTACCGAGAGTTGATAAACTCTGGTATAAGTACTTGACGTTAGAAGAGACTCTACAAAACTATGACATAGTTAGGAAccttttcaaaaaatggGTTTCATTAGAGCCATTACCTTCAGCGTGGAATTCTTATGTTGAATTCGAAATACGACAAAAATCATGGGAGAATGTACGTGATATATATGTGAAATATACTCAAGTATTTCCTCAGGCGAATACGTGGTTTCGTTggattaattttgaatcaaCATACGGCTCTATTGAATTAGTTCGTCAAGTTTTTTCTCTTTCCATAGATACATTGACTAATTATGATTCTGTCGATGGCAATATTATACAAGATACCATACGGCTTATTATAGCCTTTGCCAACTGGGAGTTTGGAAATGATGAATATGAAAGAGCAAGGACGTTATATACTTTGGCACTGGAAAAATGGCCCGATAATCAAGTATTAAGAAATTCATTTgtatcatttgaaaaacaaatagGATCAATACCAATTATTGAGGattctatattatttaaacgtaaaagaaaatatgaGGAGCAACTTACATTACTTCCTTACAGTTACGATACATGGTGGGTATATTTAGATCTTTTAGAACAAAATTATCCTCAGCAATACGTATCAGCTTTTGAAGATATGTTGATTAAGAGTAAACCTACGGATAATTGGAAATCTCCTAATTGGAAACGATATATTTGTTTCTGGATACgatactttatttttctgGAATTTGGTAGATATGAGATAGATCttatagaagaaaaatttaatcacCTATTACTTAATATCATACCCTATGAAAATTTCTCCTTCTCAGAACTTTGGATCATGTATAGTGAATTTTTGGCAAGAAATAAGACGATAGATGCTATGAGGAAAGTGTTTGGAAAAGCTATTGGAATCAACCCTGATGGGCAGATATTTAAACgttatattgaaattgaacTATTATTGAAGGAATTTGATAGAGTAAGACgtatatatgaaaaatatattaagtTTAATTCTGGTGATTTGTCTATCTGGCTGGAATATGCTGATTTAGAAGAAAACTTGGGAGATGAAGAAAGATGCAGACAAATTTATAAtcttattataaataatgagATAAAAGGGATCACAGATGTTATGAAATACGAagtatttcaaaaatttatttcttttgaaacTCAAGCCAGTGAATTCTCAAACGCTAGGGAACTTTATGAAAATTTCTTAGTGTTTAGTAGTTATAATACTGATATATGGAATGCTTATGCTTTATTTATTAGCACGACGCCAACCGAAGAGcaattagaagatttaCAGAATTTGTTACAAAATGGAGAAGATGTTGAATTTGAACCAAATGAAGTCAACAAAGAAGCTGCCAGAGCTATATTCCAAAGAGCATTGAATTACTTTAAAGCTGAGggtaaaaaatatgaaagaTACATAATTGTTAAATATCTTATCGAATATGAAAAAACTGATGGAAATTCTACTACACAAGAGATTGCACAGAATATGTTGccaaaaatcaataaagtaattaaaaatgaaaataatgttgaaaaagaatatgTAGAGTATATTTTCcctgaagaaattgaagataaaCCTGTATTTGCAACTCCTAAGGTCTCtaaatttttggaattagcacaaaaatggaaaaaagaaaataatccTTAA
- the MTQ2 gene encoding S-adenosylmethionine-dependent methyltransferase (similar to Saccharomyces cerevisiae MTQ2 (YDR140W); ancestral locus Anc_8.312), whose product MLPTPYTKFDYDKVYEPSEDSFLLLDCLESELKFLDEKLKGKLSVVCEIGPGSGIVTTFMIQNSIPSLNSSIYLAVDINPWALESTIDTAARNNCKGRYLDTIQCNLTDSLKANEVDLLVFNPPYVPAEEVPQIPESKGEIDNWLDLALLGGKDGMVITNKVLENLDSILSSNGVAYILFCARNKPEVITAEMKKTGNWKIELVETRKAGWEVLSVYRFERQH is encoded by the coding sequence ATGCTTCCTACTCCATATACTAAATTCGATTATGATAAGGTGTACGAGCCTTCTGAAGATAGCTTTCTTTTGCTAGACTGTCTGGAGtctgaattaaaattcttgGATGAGAAACTAAAAGGTAAGTTATCTGTTGTTTGTGAAATAGGCCCTGGTTCAGGAATTGTAACCACCTTTATGATACAAAATTCAATCCCCTCTCTAAATTCATCTATTTATTTAGCAGTGGATATTAATCCTTGGGCTCTTGAATCTACTATAGATACCGCTGCTAGGAACAACTGCAAAGGTCGTTATTTGGATACTATTCAATGTAACCTTACTGACTCTCTAAAAGCCAACGAAGTCGATTTACTAGTATTTAATCCACCATATGTACCCGCTGAAGAAGTACCACAGATACCAGAATCTAAAGGTGAAATTGATAACTGGCTGGACTTAGCACTGTTAGGTGGAAAGGATGGAATGGTAATAACAAATAAAGTACTAGAAAATTTGGATTCAATACTATCAAGTAATGGAGTTGcatatattctattttgTGCAAGAAATAAACCAGAAGTCATTACTGCAGAAATGAAGAAAACTGGCAATTGGAAAATAGAATTAGTAGAAACTCGTAAAGCTGGTTGGGAAGTATTAAGTGTATATCGTTTTGAAAGACAACACTAA
- the DOP1 gene encoding Dop1p (similar to Saccharomyces cerevisiae DOP1 (YDR141C); ancestral locus Anc_8.313), giving the protein MSLPLKSLTIDSNSKQLDSKQKKFHSNVQRALEHFDSVTEWADYIASLGKLLKALQSWKPQFNNVKYYVPSPYQVSRRLTSSLSPNLPAGVHQKTLEVYTFIFTKIGQDTLAKECNIWVPGILPLMSYASMSVKSHLIELYDSHLVQLPKETLTLLIRPLLASLLPGIDDESSEFQPLTMNLIDLLKKINNDSLFWQTCFLIMIKNKGRRLGGLVWLTKRFPSLNAVPHLLAELKKKNNEGVPEDISKEEKTFSVLLPESKDLVTPDTTLLIRCLVSSLTEGNDLLIKRGVLDLLLQRLHLDSPILQNISTREDVKLLIMTTLKTTLSKDMSLNRRVWNWLLGSSTSTGRSFSEKERNKTSEDIESNEGTSDFFSMFGLSIVIEGLKELVNSEETVNIAFNICLAVMDRWEIGSAIIPEMFIPLLLGSQRFSENQQILKVAGTFFDAVETNIIWGKVFQWFMSTKDFEFLNFILTRFNISTDEEIIVRHLPMILLALLSISNISDTTIEFKKGASNRYSICQQLLDSIPERAYLPLTHSTLKFSDKTTNNNTLEKIMDYYISVSDPSKIQESEKLIELSLPFSTENLSFLTVKAIHTIVLENLKNSSRVYESCNIFIRILDKIPTMENNKKEIAEDWSTDQLLNGVSEALTSATIEGQAVFGILSLYSNYLAHRIDLISSTKLLRSITVALWPYIVGPHKQLKAVKGMQALIRNIPIVYVEAALAHAFVQESDISKQLKAIELLWSHFDNDSGILAKPLQLILDELFDQNNPHYLYVSKWLLNLKQSKTINRLFDLLVNQLIKFDFWTRDSLVGEDDMDEFTYRIQSLLNVLVTNEGQIIEVFSTELSISPTLSIWNKEDTSTFKNHTLLIILKFLEMKNNNNARSIRSVLLLLDHLLNGTEMNFRVIVISLLQMSSNYVSLGDIDSESMAVSLINIVSKVLRLSHVKGIKLDIFNDNTTHLKYIDYLVTSSATMDTPLILASYVKLLSESVVYFEESIFRMILPLTASMVNCLQKLFEAEKVSGGNYQSIILLFNGLEELLDVAHARLLADQRDGYLATSGSRGSDFLQSVVSNVFSTDNSQLLTKIQGERDVVIQSFKQVIDSCIDVWCWIHSTFGNDSRAVSETESHTSYKLKFRTKSLLEKLFLAEPLEVLEGIIHGHQNETAVVLIRALDGNRPKLTVPYFLYSIVVRYNKSSTIKFNNFTTSAMSGNRNTRFEPTLLNKISGQKILVFLFDYIDTLENASVEDFYNEFIIFIKEVINNYSNYNPVATKILKLFALVSEKVYKTSFAEQKTVNREISENFLKYLPTALSDLQDKTIPQAEKYDDLIYLLSQAQYVSNDSVGSDKYNGILSSIVSQCIIPFIRGKNEEVIPTHVLHMCIELSKTAERVKIWKSLINELFEDDKKFFTLAKLEEWRILFADWCQYPDNKSRILNDLLLLIDSKNNSVTPVLLNFNSWNVSELENKCKNITRIAYLVTICPDDFFILQFQSLINYTCQYLVSKEVVLRSKCWILLRALLLKFSISHFNDYWSSIVYCLQTNLQEFYEALQLQGSIDHTSVFQTCKSLDLILAMNVEDFDATNEWLFIIDTINCLTKTEPYMALSDEICETKPFKGFKPTDNSLHLNEYLPLLSNIHSIKTYSELGSFFKNITINSYNTMFQLKSLDLSKCKTDLLDDMLQE; this is encoded by the coding sequence ATGTCATTACCATTAAAGTCTTTGACAATTGATTCAAACAGCAAGCAATTAGATTCCAAgcaaaagaaatttcattCGAATGTCCAAAGAGCTTTGGAGCATTTTGATTCTGTTACAGAGTGGGCAGATTACATTGCAAGCTTGGGAAAGTTATTAAAAGCTCTTCAAAGTTGGAAACcacaatttaataatgtaaaatattatgttCCATCTCCTTATCAAGTTAGTAGACGATTAACATCCTCCTTATCTCCAAATTTACCAGCAGGTGTCCATCAGAAAACATTAGAAGtatatacttttatttttaccaaaATTGGCCAAGATACTTTAGCAAAAGAATGTAATATATGGGTGCCTGGTATTCTCCCTTTAATGTCATACGCGTCAATGTCAGTGAAATCTCATTTGATAGAGTTATATGATTCACATTTGGTTCAACTACCTAAAGAAACATTAACGCTTTTGATTAGACCTTTATTAGCAAGTTTATTACCTGGTATTGATGACGAAAGTAGTGAATTTCAACCATTAACTATGAATTTAATAGAtctattaaagaaaattaataatgattcattattttggCAAACTTGCTTCTTAATTATGATAAAGAATAAAGGTCGTAGACTTGGTGGGTTAGTTTGGCTTACCAAAAGATTTCCATCTTTGAACGCTGTGCCTCACTTACTTGCTGaactgaagaagaaaaataatgaaggTGTTCCAGAAGATATAAGCAAAGAGGAAAAGACATTTTCCGTTTTACTACCAGAATCTAAAGACCTTGTTACCCCAGATACGACCTTATTGATCCGTTGTTTGGTTTCTTCATTAACTGAAGGTAATGATTTACTAATTAAAAGAGGTGTTTTGGACTTGTTATTACAAAGACTGCATTTAGATTCTCCAATCttacaaaatatatcaacTAGAGAAGATGTGAAACTCCTGATTATGACAACTTTGAAAACTACATTAAGCAAAGATATGTCACTAAATAGAAGAGTTTGGAATTGGCTATTGGGGTCATCAACTTCTACAGGAAGGTCATTCTCAGAAAAGGAAAGAAATAAGACATCTGAAGACATTGAATCAAATGAAGGTACATCCGACTTTTTTTCTATGTTTGGACTGAGTATTGTTATAGAAGGCTTGAAAGAATTAGTTAATTCAGAAGAAACTGTAAATATTGcatttaatatttgctTAGCGGTTATGGATAGATGGGAAATTGGATCAGCAATAATTCCTGAAATGTTCATTCCACTTCTTTTAGGCTCTCAACGTTTCTCTGAAAATCagcaaatattaaaagtcGCTGGAACGTTTTTTGATGCTGTTGAAACCAATATAATATGGGGTAAAGTTTTCCAATGGTTTATGAGTACAAAAGACTTcgaatttttgaattttatcCTTACTAGATTTAACATTTCTacagatgaagaaattattgtTCGTCATTTACCAATGATATTACTAGCCTTgttatcaatatcaaatatatcaGATACTAcaatagaatttaaaaaggGAGCTTCTAACCGATATTCAATCTGTCAGcaattattagattcaaTTCCAGAAAGGGCATATTTACCTTTAACTCATTCtactttaaaattttctgATAAAactaccaataataatacattagaaaaaattatggaTTATTATATAAGTGTTTCTGATCCATCAAAAATTCAGGAATCTGAGAAGCTAATAGAGTTATCCTTACCATTCTCAACGGAGAATCTATCTTTTTTGACAGTAAAGGCCATCCATACTATAGTTCTTGAGAACCTAAAAAATTCATCCAGGGTATATGAGTCgtgtaatatttttattagaatccTGGATAAAATTCCAACAATggaaaataacaaaaagGAAATTGCTGAAGATTGGTCAACagatcaattattaaatgggGTTTCAGAAGCACTAACTTCTGCAACTATCGAAGGTCAAGCAGTTTTTGGTATACTTTCGTTGTATAGCAATTATTTGGCTCATAGAatagatttaatttcttccaCAAAGCTATTAAGGTCTATTACAGTTGCTTTATGGCCCTATATAGTTGGACCTCATAAACAACTAAAGGCAGTTAAAGGAATGCAGGCTTTAATTCGTAATATACCAATAGTTTATGTCGAAGCTGCTTTAGCTCATGCATTTGTTCAAGAATCAGATATAtcaaaacaattaaagGCTATTGAACTACTTTGGTCACATTTTGATAACGATAGTGGTATTCTTGCCAAACCActtcaattaatattagatgAACTTTTCGATCAGAATAACCCCCATTACTTATATGTTTCTAAATGGCTGCTTAATCTAAAACAATCTAAAACtattaatagattattCGATCTTTTggtaaatcaattaattaaattcgACTTTTGGACAAGAGATAGTTTGGTAGGGGAAGATGATATGGATGAATTTACATATCGAATTCAAAGTTTATTAAATGTATTGGTAACAAATGAAGGCCAAATTATCGAAGTATTTTCTACTGAATTATCCATTTCTCCAACATTATCCATCTGGAATAAAGAAGATACTTCTACTTTTAAAAACCAtactttattaataattctaaaatttttagaaatgaaaaacaataacaatgCTAGAAGTATTAGAAGTGTATTGTTGCTATTAGACCATCTGCTGAATGGTACTGAAATGAATTTTAGAGTTATTGTGATCTCACTATTACAAATGTCATCCAATTATGTGTCTCTTGGTGATATAGATTCAGAATCAATGGCagtttctttaataaatattgtttCCAAAGTGTTACGCCTTTCCCATGTTAAGGGTATCAaattagatatatttaatgataataccACACATTTAAAATACATTGATTATCTAGTTACGAGTAGCGCTACGATGGATACCCCATTGATACTTGCATCATATGTGAAATTACTATCAGAAAGTGTTGTATATTTTGAAGAGTCTATATTTAGAATGATCCTTCCACTAACTGCGTCAATGGTAAATTGTTTACAAAAACTTTTTGAAGCAGAAAAGGTTAGTGGTGGAAACTATCAGTCAATTATCCTTCTTTTTAATGGTTTAGAAGAATTGCTTGATGTTGCTCATGCAAGATTGTTAGCAGATCAACGAGATGGTTATCTAGCAACCAGTGGTTCAAGGGGTAGTGATTTTCTTCAATCAGTTGTTTCCAATGTTTTTTCGACAGATAACTCTCAGCTATTAACTAAAATCCAGGGTGAGCGTGATGTGGTTATTCAATCATTTAAACAAGTTATTGATTCTTGCATTGATGTTTGGTGTTGGATTCATTCAACTTTTGGCAACGATAGTCGTGCTGTAAGTGAAACGGAAAGTCATACTTcctataaattaaaattcagaacaaaaagtttattggaaaaattatttttagcaGAACCTCTTGAAGTTCTTGAAGGAATTATTCATGGACATCAAAATGAAACCGCAGTTGTTTTAATTCGCGCCTTGGATGGTAATAGACCCAAATTAACAGTTCCATATTTCTTATACAGTATTGTTGTGAGATATAACAAGAGTTCCactattaaatttaataattttacgACAAGTGCTATGTCTGGAAACAGGAATACCCGTTTCGAACCTACACtgttaaataaaatttcaggCCAAAAAATTctagtatttttatttgattatatTGATACTTTAGAGAATGCAAGTGTTGAAGATTTTTATAAcgaatttattatattcattaaagaggtgattaataattatagcAATTACAATCCAGTAGCAAcaaagatattgaaattatttgcTCTAGTTTCAGAAAAAGTTTACAAAACTTCTTTTGCTGAACAAAAAACTGTTAATAGAGAAATATCtgaaaatttcttaaaatacTTACCAACTGCTTTGTCTGATCTACAGGATAAGACAATACCCCAAGCTGAGAAATACgatgatttaatttatttgctTTCTCAAGCTCAGTATGTTTCTAACGATTCTGTTGGAAGTGATAAGTATAATGGCATACTAAGTAGTATTGTATCACAGTGCATAATACCGTTCATTAGAGGGaaaaatgaagaagttATCCCGACACATGTTCTACATATGTGCATTGAACTATCCAAAACTGCAGAAAGAgtaaaaatttggaaaagtttaataaatgaattatttgaagatgacaaaaaattcttcacATTAGcaaaattagaagaatgGAGGATATTATTTGCAGATTGGTGCCAGTATCCTGACAATAAATCTCGTATATTAAATGACTTACTTTTATTGATTGATTCTAAAAACAATAGTGTCACCCCtgttttattgaattttaattcatggAACGTTTCTGAACTGGAAAATAAATGTAAGAATATTACCAGAATTGCATATCTAGTCACAATTTGCCCtgatgatttttttattttacaatttcaatctttaattaattatactTGCCAGTATTTAGTTTCTAAAGAAGTTGTATTAAGGTCTAAGTGCTGGATTTTACTAAgagcattattattaaaattttcaatttctcaTTTTAATGATTATTGGTCATCTATTGTTTATTGTCTACAAACTAATTTACAAGAATTTTATGAAGCTCTTCAATTGCAAGGTTCAATAGATCATACATCCGTATTTCAAACCTGTAAATCTTTAGATCTAATTTTAGCTATGAATGTAGAGGATTTCGATGCAACAAATGAATGgctatttattattgatacCATAAATTGTCTAACCAAGACTGAACCATATATGGCCCTCTCAGATGAGATATGCGAAACTAAACCATTTAAAGGATTTAAACCAACAGATAATTCACTACATTTGAATGAGTACTTACCTTTACTATCTAATATTCattcaattaaaacatATTCTGAATTAGgatcattttttaaaaatatcacaaTAAACAGTTACAATACTATGTTCCAATTGAAGAGCCTCGATTTATCAAAATGTAAAACTGATCTACTTGATGATATGTTACAAGAATAA
- the TML25 gene encoding palmitoyl-(protein) hydrolase (similar to Saccharomyces cerevisiae YLR118C; ancestral locus Anc_8.314), with the protein MSHLSAVRVAAKALPAKNAIIVFHGLGDTGSGWSFLSDYLVTDSKFNHTNFVFPNAPNMPVLANGNMIMPSWFNIKDWNITHESIDSEDFSKSLGIVETYVKEQIDSGIEPSNIILGGFSQGAALVLASSLVLKYKIGGFFALSGFSGLSSETLTKMKNDNNINTPIFHGHGDADPIVPFEVAKHAEKVFSEEYKLNYKFHEYPGMGHTTCPDELNEVVSFIRKCLIF; encoded by the coding sequence ATGTCACATTTATCTGCTGTTAGAGTTGCTGCAAAAGCCTTACCTGCCAAAAATGCTATTATTGTATTCCACGGTCTCGGTGATACAGGGAGTGGTTGGAGTTTCTTATCAGATTATTTGGTAACtgattcaaaatttaatcatACAAATTTTGTCTTTCCAAATGCACCTAATATGCCAGTACTAGCGAATGGTAATATGATAATGCCATCTTGGTTCAATATTAAGGATTGGAATATAACTCATGAATCTATTGATTCAGAAGATTTTTCCAAGTCGCTGGGAATAGTGGAAACGTATGTAAAAGAACAAATTGACAGCGGTATTGAACcatcaaatattatattaggAGGGTTCTCACAAGGTGCTGCACTAGTATTAGCCTCTTCCCTagttttgaaatataaaattggGGGATTTTTCGCTTTGTCTGGATTCAGTGGTCTTTCCTCTGAGACGTTaacaaaaatgaaaaacgataacaatattaataccCCTATATTTCATGGACATGGTGATGCAGATCCAATAGTTCCATTTGAAGTGGCTAAACATGCAGAAAAGGTATTTTCTGAAGAGTATAAACTTAACTACAAATTTCACGAATACCCTGGAATGGGTCATACGACATGCCctgatgaattaaatgaagtGGTATcctttattagaaaatgcctaatattttaa